A single window of Syntrophotalea acetylenica DNA harbors:
- a CDS encoding 16S rRNA (uracil(1498)-N(3))-methyltransferase: protein MHRFFITPEALRGEQVTLTEEIVHHLVVLRLSEGAEIVLLDGLGTLCHCRLTGLAKKTGTATVLVRSKEIERSFPIELIQALPKADKMDLILQKGTELGVTRFLPVQTNRSVPRLEPKREEQRRQRWLRIIREAARQCRRPLLPQLAPLATLDSALAGCQSALRLMLWEEGSHALESVLPQQIPAGAAVLIGPEGGFSSEEVAVARRFGFVPVRFGPRILRSETAGFAAATILQYRYGDLGGAQS from the coding sequence ATGCATCGGTTTTTCATTACCCCGGAAGCTCTGCGCGGCGAGCAGGTCACCCTCACCGAGGAGATCGTGCATCATCTGGTGGTTCTGCGGCTTTCCGAAGGAGCCGAAATTGTTCTGCTGGACGGTCTCGGCACCCTCTGCCACTGCCGGCTCACGGGGCTTGCAAAAAAAACCGGCACGGCTACGGTTCTGGTCCGGAGCAAGGAAATCGAGCGGAGCTTCCCTATCGAATTGATACAGGCCCTGCCCAAGGCCGACAAGATGGATCTGATTTTGCAAAAGGGTACCGAACTCGGCGTTACCCGCTTTCTTCCCGTGCAGACAAATCGCAGCGTCCCGCGACTGGAGCCGAAGCGTGAGGAGCAGCGGCGGCAGCGCTGGCTGCGCATTATCCGCGAAGCGGCACGGCAGTGTCGCAGGCCCCTGCTGCCTCAGCTTGCGCCGCTGGCGACCCTTGACAGCGCTCTGGCAGGCTGCCAAAGCGCGTTGCGCCTGATGTTGTGGGAGGAGGGCTCGCACGCGCTTGAATCGGTTCTGCCACAGCAGATCCCAGCAGGTGCCGCGGTGCTGATCGGCCCGGAGGGCGGCTTTTCCAGCGAGGAGGTCGCTGTCGCGCGGCGATTCGGGTTTGTGCCGGTGCGGTTTGGACCGCGTATTTTGCGAAGTGAAACAGCCGGCTTTGCAGCCGCAACCATTCTGCAATACCGGTATGGCGATCTGGGCGGTGCGCAGTCCTGA